A region of Thermococcus barossii DNA encodes the following proteins:
- the coaBC gene encoding bifunctional phosphopantothenoylcysteine decarboxylase/phosphopantothenate--cysteine ligase CoaBC has translation MLHHVKLIHATKSRKLLGKKIVLAIPGSIAAVECVKLAREFIRHGAEVHAVMSESATKIIHPYAMEFATGNPVVTEITGFIEHVELAGEHENKADLILVCPATANTIGKIACGIDDTPVTTVVTTAFAHTPIMIAPAMHSTMYEHPIVVENIEKLKKLGVEFIGPRFEEGKAKVASIDEIVYRVIKKLHPKNLEGKRVLVTAGATREYIDPIRYITNASSGKMGVAIAEEADFRGAEVTLIRTKESVPSFVENQIEIETVEEMLRAIEGELRAKKYDIVVLAAAVSDFRVKNKAETKIKSGKSLTLELEPTPKIIDRVKKLQPDVFLVGFKAETGLSEEELVEAARKQINRAGSDLVVANTLKAFGSDENEVLLVTRDAVKKLPRMSKRELAERLWDEITSILSR, from the coding sequence ATGCTCCACCACGTCAAGCTTATCCACGCCACCAAGAGCCGAAAACTCCTTGGAAAGAAAATCGTTCTCGCTATTCCGGGCAGCATAGCAGCGGTTGAATGTGTGAAGCTCGCCAGGGAGTTTATTCGACATGGCGCAGAGGTTCACGCCGTCATGAGCGAGAGCGCAACCAAGATAATTCACCCCTACGCAATGGAGTTCGCTACCGGCAATCCAGTCGTTACCGAAATCACGGGCTTCATAGAGCACGTTGAATTGGCGGGAGAGCATGAGAACAAGGCGGACCTGATTCTCGTCTGTCCGGCAACCGCTAACACCATTGGCAAAATCGCCTGCGGCATAGACGATACACCCGTTACAACCGTTGTAACCACCGCTTTTGCCCACACGCCGATAATGATAGCCCCTGCCATGCACTCCACGATGTACGAGCACCCGATAGTTGTGGAGAACATCGAGAAGCTCAAAAAACTTGGCGTCGAGTTCATAGGGCCTCGCTTTGAGGAGGGCAAGGCCAAGGTAGCTTCGATAGACGAGATAGTTTACCGCGTCATCAAAAAGCTCCATCCCAAGAACCTCGAAGGGAAGCGCGTTCTGGTTACGGCGGGAGCGACACGGGAGTACATAGACCCGATCCGCTACATAACCAACGCGAGTTCTGGGAAGATGGGTGTTGCTATAGCAGAAGAGGCCGACTTCAGAGGGGCGGAGGTAACGCTGATAAGGACAAAGGAGAGCGTCCCCAGCTTCGTGGAAAACCAGATCGAGATTGAGACCGTTGAGGAGATGCTCCGGGCGATAGAGGGCGAGCTGAGGGCAAAGAAATACGATATTGTTGTTCTGGCGGCGGCTGTCAGCGACTTCAGGGTCAAGAATAAGGCGGAGACCAAGATAAAGAGCGGGAAATCGCTGACCCTTGAACTCGAACCGACGCCGAAGATAATTGACCGCGTTAAGAAACTCCAGCCCGACGTCTTCCTCGTCGGCTTCAAGGCCGAGACGGGCCTCAGCGAGGAAGAGCTTGTAGAGGCCGCAAGGAAGCAGATTAACAGAGCCGGAAGTGACCTTGTGGTGGCCAACACCCTCAAAGCCTTCGGGAGTGACGAGAACGAGGTTTTGCTGGTCACCCGCGATGCTGTAAAGAAGCTCCCCCGGATGAGCAAGAGGGAGCTGGCAGAAAGGCTCTGGGACGAAATAACTTCAATTCTTAGCCGATGA
- a CDS encoding DUF190 domain-containing protein — MVEVEHWNTLRLRIYIGENDRFDGKPLYKAIVEKLREMGIAGATVYRGIYGFGKKSRVHSADVMRLSTDLPIIIEVVDRGYKIENVIGEIKPMIKDGMITVEPTIVVWVGTKEEVSRFEEDAVREL; from the coding sequence GTGGTTGAGGTTGAACACTGGAACACCCTCCGCCTTCGCATCTACATAGGCGAGAACGACCGCTTTGACGGAAAGCCACTCTACAAGGCGATAGTTGAGAAGCTCCGTGAGATGGGCATCGCGGGGGCAACCGTTTATCGCGGGATTTACGGCTTTGGCAAAAAGAGTCGCGTTCACTCCGCGGACGTCATGAGGCTCTCAACCGACCTGCCCATCATAATCGAGGTCGTTGACAGGGGGTACAAAATAGAGAACGTGATAGGTGAGATAAAGCCAATGATAAAGGACGGGATGATCACGGTTGAGCCGACCATAGTCGTGTGGGTGGGCACGAAGGAAGAGGTGAGCAGGTTCGAGGAGGACGCCGTGAGGGAACTCTGA
- a CDS encoding peroxiredoxin, which yields MKPLEVVVFDEEGKEVSLREVLGGKWTVLYVYPKDNTPGCTTEAKEFTELLPEFEKLGFQVVGVSKDSVKSHLRFKEKHGLRIKLLSDPEARLIKALGAWGKKKRYGKEYEGVIRSTFIFDPNGEIVWKKINVRAKGHAAKVLEEARKLVGDL from the coding sequence ATGAAGCCGCTGGAAGTTGTGGTATTCGATGAAGAGGGAAAGGAAGTCTCGCTCCGCGAAGTTCTGGGTGGCAAATGGACCGTTCTCTACGTCTACCCCAAGGACAACACCCCCGGCTGCACCACCGAAGCGAAGGAATTCACGGAACTCCTTCCAGAGTTCGAGAAGCTGGGCTTTCAGGTTGTTGGTGTCTCAAAAGACTCCGTGAAGAGCCACCTCCGATTCAAAGAGAAGCACGGATTGAGAATCAAACTGCTCAGCGATCCCGAGGCCAGGCTGATAAAGGCCCTGGGTGCATGGGGAAAGAAGAAGCGCTACGGGAAGGAGTACGAAGGCGTGATAAGGAGCACGTTCATATTCGACCCGAATGGAGAAATAGTCTGGAAGAAAATCAACGTCAGGGCGAAGGGCCACGCGGCAAAGGTTCTTGAGGAGGCCAGGAAGCTGGTAGGCGATTTGTAG
- a CDS encoding zinc metalloprotease: protein MEFIAFTYVGNFVKEEAIREVVFSVFEEANHFFEESDIPLRFLYIGKLKLEPGYLISLNTPEGKVRVYPLEALVDVLHARLLNEIEERPDIKMNKIFALTTFPLVSRNPYFDFFEKFLGIHETRIGLRIMVLSMRPFEPPELPELLKNPGENGKGELLRSKLELFKNRLLKGVLHEVGHSFGLDHCTNNCVMNSPSSMEEWDSRMLGYCDSCFISLKRAVEWSDLNLRE from the coding sequence ATGGAGTTCATAGCCTTCACCTACGTCGGGAACTTCGTGAAGGAGGAGGCCATACGGGAAGTTGTGTTCAGCGTATTCGAGGAGGCCAATCATTTCTTTGAGGAGAGCGATATTCCCCTGAGGTTTCTGTACATAGGGAAACTCAAGCTTGAACCGGGGTACCTAATAAGCTTAAACACTCCAGAGGGAAAGGTTAGGGTCTATCCGCTCGAGGCCCTGGTTGATGTTCTCCACGCCAGGTTGCTAAACGAGATAGAGGAGAGGCCCGATATCAAGATGAACAAGATATTTGCCCTGACCACATTTCCGCTCGTCTCCCGCAATCCCTACTTCGATTTCTTCGAGAAGTTTCTTGGGATACACGAAACGCGGATCGGTCTCAGGATTATGGTGCTCTCGATGAGGCCGTTTGAACCACCAGAGCTCCCAGAGCTCCTGAAGAACCCTGGAGAGAACGGAAAGGGGGAGCTTTTGAGGTCAAAGCTTGAGCTCTTCAAGAACCGCCTCCTGAAGGGGGTTCTCCACGAGGTCGGTCACAGCTTTGGCCTTGACCACTGCACCAACAACTGTGTGATGAACTCACCATCGAGCATGGAGGAATGGGACTCAAGGATGCTCGGCTACTGCGATTCCTGCTTCATCAGTCTCAAGAGGGCCGTTGAATGGTCTGACCTCAACCTGAGGGAATGA
- a CDS encoding prenyltransferase/squalene oxidase repeat-containing protein, whose protein sequence is MGSKLYEIARFINADSLIRYIEERRHEDGGYCFVSVLDDTNVNDTYYAVKIYNLLGLEIPEKERTVEFLERAIQPQTAVVAIAMAFEGLAMLGAEDVAMEHIDIVFTKYNPLEGKFAVGLGGSEEFGTATPLEATYWVVKAFKAIGYGFSADERDAIRTFVMRFRNGNGYGVKGPTTTMTYQAIYTLRALGYRPPKSPHFRNCELCGDWGGFTQVPYSLPPYLEPTFYAARGLELQGETPGCPRRHIWFIRQLQNPNGGFRRSLELGISNFQNTYRALAVLDFMKRYL, encoded by the coding sequence ATGGGCTCGAAGCTTTATGAAATTGCACGATTCATTAACGCTGATTCGCTCATCAGGTACATAGAGGAAAGACGCCATGAAGACGGCGGCTACTGCTTCGTCAGCGTTCTGGACGATACCAACGTCAATGACACATACTACGCGGTCAAGATTTACAACCTCCTCGGCCTTGAGATTCCCGAGAAAGAAAGGACGGTGGAGTTCTTGGAAAGGGCAATACAGCCCCAGACCGCTGTGGTGGCGATAGCAATGGCCTTTGAAGGGCTGGCCATGTTGGGAGCAGAAGACGTTGCGATGGAGCACATTGACATCGTTTTTACCAAGTACAACCCGCTGGAAGGCAAATTTGCCGTCGGTCTCGGCGGAAGTGAGGAATTCGGAACGGCAACACCGCTGGAGGCAACCTACTGGGTGGTCAAGGCGTTTAAAGCCATAGGCTACGGGTTCAGCGCCGATGAGAGAGACGCCATAAGAACCTTCGTCATGAGGTTTAGAAACGGCAACGGGTACGGCGTTAAGGGGCCCACAACGACGATGACCTACCAGGCAATCTACACACTCCGGGCCCTCGGCTACAGGCCGCCCAAGAGTCCTCACTTCAGGAACTGCGAGCTCTGCGGTGATTGGGGCGGTTTCACCCAGGTCCCCTACAGCCTGCCTCCATACCTGGAGCCGACTTTCTACGCGGCCAGGGGGCTGGAACTTCAGGGTGAAACCCCAGGCTGTCCGAGGAGGCACATCTGGTTCATACGCCAGCTGCAGAATCCCAACGGCGGCTTCAGACGCTCTCTGGAACTGGGCATTTCGAACTTCCAGAACACGTACAGGGCCCTGGCCGTGCTGGATTTCATGAAGCGCTACCTCTGA
- a CDS encoding ribbon-helix-helix protein, CopG family: MKLTVRPKKGWRRVTFRIPDEIMERIKELCERYGFRVEEAIRIVLLHGYLEDDPNANEETFERLKEEISQLEKELYELEGKWSPLKFRSYYIALDNQNLAIQLSAMIAENKRLRERLGLPERDYSEVEKKIHYYLNFGGKY; the protein is encoded by the coding sequence ATGAAACTCACGGTACGGCCAAAGAAGGGCTGGCGAAGGGTAACGTTCAGGATTCCGGACGAAATCATGGAGCGAATCAAGGAGCTCTGTGAACGCTATGGATTCCGGGTTGAAGAGGCGATCAGGATAGTGCTTCTTCACGGTTACCTGGAGGACGACCCCAACGCCAACGAGGAAACGTTTGAAAGGCTCAAAGAGGAGATATCCCAGCTCGAAAAAGAACTCTACGAACTGGAGGGCAAATGGTCCCCTCTGAAGTTCCGCTCATACTACATCGCACTGGACAACCAGAACCTTGCGATACAGCTCTCAGCCATGATTGCCGAGAACAAGAGACTCCGTGAGCGGCTGGGACTTCCGGAGAGGGACTACAGTGAGGTCGAAAAGAAGATACACTACTACCTCAACTTTGGGGGAAAATACTAA
- a CDS encoding mechanosensitive ion channel family protein, producing MVAFDEPLPYIGVTPFQLVSALIILVVGYLVARILVSLLKRSLRKTKLPPLVVEFLGRFLAILLYVVVIIVALGAVGISVSPLILGLSAVVGLILGFGLQDTLTNLAAGVWIAALRPIDLDEVVEVSGQVGKVNGIGLMSTELMTPDNRVITIPNKLVWGSIIVNYTRMPTRRVDVDIGVAYGTDLDRAIKLAMDLMKGHSKVLNDPEPSVVITALADSSINLQLRAWAKTEDYWTVKGDLTKGIYELYTREGIEIPFPQLDVHVKEMPE from the coding sequence ATGGTGGCCTTCGATGAGCCCCTGCCGTACATAGGGGTGACACCGTTCCAGCTGGTGTCGGCGCTGATAATACTTGTCGTCGGCTATCTGGTGGCGAGGATACTCGTATCGCTCCTCAAGAGGAGCCTGAGAAAGACCAAGCTCCCGCCGCTCGTCGTCGAGTTCCTCGGCAGGTTCCTGGCCATACTGCTCTACGTGGTCGTCATAATAGTGGCCCTTGGGGCCGTTGGCATCTCGGTTTCCCCGCTGATACTCGGCCTGTCGGCTGTGGTAGGCCTGATACTGGGCTTCGGCCTGCAGGATACGCTCACCAACCTCGCAGCGGGCGTGTGGATAGCGGCCCTAAGGCCGATAGACCTCGATGAGGTTGTCGAGGTCTCTGGCCAGGTCGGGAAGGTTAACGGCATAGGCCTGATGAGCACCGAGCTGATGACCCCGGACAACAGGGTCATAACCATACCCAACAAGCTGGTCTGGGGAAGCATAATAGTGAACTACACGAGGATGCCGACGAGGAGGGTCGATGTGGACATAGGCGTCGCCTACGGCACGGATCTTGACAGGGCAATAAAGCTGGCCATGGACCTGATGAAGGGCCACTCCAAGGTCCTCAACGACCCCGAGCCGAGCGTCGTGATAACTGCCCTCGCGGACTCATCGATAAACCTCCAGCTGAGGGCCTGGGCGAAGACAGAAGACTATTGGACGGTCAAGGGAGACCTCACCAAGGGTATCTACGAGCTTTACACCAGGGAAGGCATAGAGATACCGTTCCCACAGCTCGACGTCCATGTCAAGGAGATGCCCGAATGA
- a CDS encoding MinD/ParA family ATP-binding protein, translating into MVVIGITGFEGSGKTALTSNIGACLAMRGIRTLLVDADLYFPNLAFQFGVTPKYTIHSYLENPRMDLEWLTYPYVEIRNLHLLLGDPNAPIRHRLPFKNLTTLIEYFKPAYGAVLIDFPSGLPIDAHPLIPELDYQVLVIDPSTVPLRNLKDWVDSAIRKFLHLGIEDFWVILNKPLIPEKNLEDLEKFISEELEVPLLGTVPYDPLILEGTYNGTPICTWGDELGVITKLSYTFEEVFF; encoded by the coding sequence ATGGTGGTCATAGGGATAACCGGTTTTGAAGGCAGCGGTAAGACCGCCCTCACTTCAAACATTGGGGCATGCCTAGCCATGAGGGGCATCAGAACCCTTCTCGTAGATGCCGACCTGTACTTCCCCAACCTGGCGTTTCAGTTCGGGGTCACTCCAAAATACACCATCCACTCATACCTTGAGAATCCGAGGATGGACTTAGAATGGCTGACGTATCCCTACGTGGAGATAAGGAACCTTCATCTCCTCTTGGGCGACCCAAACGCCCCGATAAGGCACAGGTTACCCTTTAAAAATCTCACGACACTTATTGAGTACTTTAAACCTGCATACGGAGCCGTTCTGATAGATTTCCCCTCCGGACTCCCGATAGACGCCCACCCGCTCATCCCCGAGCTTGACTATCAAGTGCTGGTCATAGACCCCAGCACCGTGCCGTTGAGGAACCTCAAGGACTGGGTGGATTCTGCGATAAGAAAGTTTCTCCACCTGGGAATCGAGGATTTCTGGGTCATCCTCAACAAGCCGTTAATCCCAGAAAAGAACCTCGAAGACCTTGAGAAATTCATCTCCGAGGAGCTTGAGGTGCCCCTCCTTGGCACGGTGCCGTACGACCCGCTGATACTTGAGGGCACGTACAACGGCACTCCAATCTGCACCTGGGGGGATGAACTGGGTGTGATAACCAAACTGTCCTACACGTTTGAGGAAGTTTTCTTCTAA
- a CDS encoding radical SAM protein: MWGGRFHGYESENARRALPRYFSILAGETEPAFFALRKVKVSFDENSPLDELWNEHAEGMDRLRDNDLGEIPEKNLLDLKALIADRILESCTLCEVKCRVNRREGVGYCRVRESLVASDFLHYGEEPELVPSYTVFFSGCNFRCVFCQNWDISQYRVGVEHVPEFMALKIEEAFKRGARNVNFVGGEPTPNLPFILETLRHVDVPIPVVWNSNMYMSEEAMRLLDGVVDVYLADFKWGNDECALKYSKIPRYWEVVTRNLLLARKHYGAEFLIRHLVVPGHLECCTRPVLEWIAGNLGRDVRINVMFQYRPEYLAGRYSEINRRLKRDEMERAAEIVEGLGFRNALVG; this comes from the coding sequence ATGTGGGGCGGAAGGTTTCACGGATACGAATCCGAGAATGCAAGAAGAGCGCTACCCCGCTACTTCTCAATTCTGGCCGGGGAGACTGAGCCGGCATTTTTCGCCCTGAGGAAAGTTAAGGTGAGCTTTGATGAGAATTCACCACTCGATGAGCTCTGGAACGAGCACGCCGAGGGCATGGACAGACTTAGGGACAACGACCTCGGCGAGATCCCCGAAAAGAACCTCCTCGACCTCAAGGCACTCATCGCAGACAGAATCCTGGAATCCTGCACCCTCTGCGAGGTAAAGTGCCGCGTGAATAGAAGGGAGGGTGTAGGGTACTGCCGCGTTCGGGAGAGCCTGGTTGCGAGCGACTTCCTCCACTACGGGGAGGAACCCGAGCTGGTGCCGTCGTACACAGTCTTCTTCTCAGGCTGCAACTTTCGCTGCGTCTTCTGCCAGAACTGGGACATAAGCCAGTACCGGGTTGGGGTGGAGCACGTTCCGGAGTTCATGGCTCTGAAAATCGAAGAGGCGTTCAAGCGGGGCGCCAGAAACGTTAACTTCGTAGGCGGTGAGCCGACTCCAAACCTCCCCTTCATCCTGGAAACCCTGAGGCACGTTGATGTTCCAATACCCGTCGTCTGGAACTCCAACATGTACATGAGCGAGGAGGCAATGAGGCTTCTCGATGGTGTGGTTGACGTTTATCTTGCCGATTTTAAGTGGGGAAACGATGAGTGCGCCTTGAAGTACTCAAAGATTCCCCGTTACTGGGAGGTGGTAACCAGGAACCTTCTCCTGGCCAGGAAACATTACGGGGCAGAGTTCCTCATAAGGCACCTCGTGGTTCCGGGGCACCTTGAGTGCTGCACGCGTCCTGTGCTTGAATGGATAGCCGGGAACCTTGGACGGGACGTGCGCATCAACGTGATGTTCCAGTACAGGCCGGAATACCTGGCAGGAAGGTATTCCGAGATCAACAGGAGACTCAAGAGGGATGAAATGGAGAGAGCAGCCGAGATCGTTGAGGGGCTCGGTTTCAGAAACGCCCTGGTGGGTTAG
- a CDS encoding DUF6062 family protein: protein MDLIGMYLRDAMGDGCPVCRILRKYEESEIETILYEHVNDPGVREKFKESLGLCTYHAWKTLGEAYSDPLLGPLGVAIIYRDVLSEYVASLERGRTPEEGECFLCRLVEEKETSTVEAFAERIEELLPEYRNSESILCRRHYEMLVSTLQRTNPQAARMLESLQLEKLRVLEKRLGSFIDKFDYRAREKPTKEEISSLPLAIEALKGLETGVTIRKRGKGKGRRGFPWR from the coding sequence ATGGACCTTATTGGCATGTATCTCCGAGATGCGATGGGAGACGGCTGTCCCGTCTGTAGAATACTTCGCAAATACGAGGAGTCTGAGATAGAGACGATCCTCTACGAACACGTGAACGACCCGGGAGTGCGGGAGAAGTTCAAGGAGAGTCTCGGCCTCTGCACCTACCACGCATGGAAGACCCTCGGGGAGGCCTACTCCGACCCCCTCCTCGGACCCCTGGGCGTGGCCATCATCTACCGGGACGTTCTCTCCGAGTACGTGGCATCGCTGGAAAGGGGCCGTACCCCCGAGGAGGGGGAATGCTTCCTCTGCCGGCTGGTGGAGGAGAAAGAGACCAGCACTGTGGAAGCTTTTGCGGAGAGGATTGAGGAGCTTCTCCCGGAGTACCGGAACTCCGAATCCATACTGTGCAGGAGACACTATGAGATGCTGGTGTCAACCCTCCAACGGACGAATCCTCAAGCAGCCAGGATGCTTGAAAGCCTCCAGCTGGAAAAGCTACGGGTTCTGGAGAAGCGCCTCGGGTCATTCATAGATAAATTCGACTACCGTGCCAGGGAGAAACCCACGAAAGAGGAGATATCATCACTGCCCCTTGCGATAGAAGCTCTAAAGGGTCTCGAAACTGGAGTAACGATTAGAAAGAGGGGAAAAGGAAAAGGTCGGAGGGGCTTTCCGTGGAGATAG
- the pyk gene encoding pyruvate kinase, which yields MRLPSHKTKIVATIGPASMNRKTIEAMIKAGLSVARINFAHGDLEQHAKTVEMVREISERLNRPVAILGDLPGVKIRVGEIQNGSVTLRRWQTVVLTTRDVVGNEAEIPVEFKDFPRMVSKGDVIYLSDGFIALRVEEIRGQDVVCKVLVGGTLFSHKGINVPKARMAIDAVTDRDLEFIKFAIENGIDAVGISFVGSAYDVLKVRRFVEERKGSLFIIAKIERPDAVKNFDDILCAADGIMIARGDLGVEMPIEKLPVLQKKLIHKANVAGKPVITATQMLESMTEEKLPTRAEVTDVANAILDGTDAVMLSEETAVGKYPVDAVRMMARIAKTTEAYRDSQWSARIIEWKMTRWSERGPKKGTIKDTIARSIIEALTSMDIRYILTPTRTGETARLISRFKPKQWILAFATDEHVARNLMFSYGVYPFVVSETSEEEILRLIRGLGLVKDNDPVLLTKGTPIGKTAGTNTIRIFTV from the coding sequence ATGAGGCTTCCGTCTCACAAAACCAAGATAGTGGCCACGATAGGTCCCGCTTCGATGAACCGGAAAACCATCGAGGCCATGATAAAGGCCGGCCTGAGCGTTGCGAGGATAAACTTCGCCCACGGTGACCTTGAGCAGCACGCGAAAACGGTCGAGATGGTAAGGGAAATCTCAGAAAGGCTCAACCGCCCAGTGGCCATTCTCGGCGACCTGCCTGGGGTAAAAATCCGTGTTGGGGAGATACAGAACGGTTCGGTGACGCTGAGACGATGGCAGACCGTTGTTCTGACAACGAGGGACGTCGTTGGAAATGAGGCAGAGATACCCGTAGAATTCAAGGACTTCCCCAGAATGGTCTCAAAGGGGGATGTCATCTACCTGAGCGACGGCTTCATAGCGCTGAGGGTGGAGGAGATCAGGGGGCAGGATGTCGTCTGCAAGGTTCTGGTTGGGGGAACCCTCTTCTCCCACAAGGGCATCAACGTGCCGAAGGCAAGGATGGCAATCGACGCAGTAACTGATAGAGATTTGGAGTTCATTAAATTTGCGATTGAGAACGGTATTGACGCCGTGGGTATAAGCTTCGTCGGCTCTGCCTACGACGTCCTCAAGGTCAGAAGATTTGTGGAGGAACGGAAGGGGAGCCTCTTCATAATCGCAAAGATAGAGAGACCTGATGCCGTGAAAAACTTCGATGATATACTCTGCGCTGCCGATGGTATTATGATAGCAAGGGGCGACCTCGGCGTCGAGATGCCAATCGAGAAGCTCCCCGTCCTCCAGAAGAAGCTCATACACAAGGCCAACGTTGCCGGAAAACCCGTGATAACGGCCACCCAGATGCTGGAGAGCATGACCGAGGAAAAGCTCCCGACGAGGGCAGAGGTCACCGACGTGGCGAATGCCATTCTGGACGGCACCGACGCCGTCATGCTCTCGGAGGAAACCGCGGTTGGAAAGTATCCGGTAGATGCGGTTAGAATGATGGCCAGGATAGCCAAGACGACGGAGGCATACAGGGACTCCCAGTGGTCAGCACGCATAATCGAGTGGAAGATGACCCGCTGGAGCGAAAGGGGGCCCAAGAAGGGCACGATAAAGGACACAATAGCCAGGAGCATCATCGAGGCACTCACTTCAATGGACATCAGGTACATCCTTACCCCGACGAGAACCGGCGAGACGGCGAGGCTCATTTCGCGCTTCAAGCCCAAGCAGTGGATTCTGGCCTTTGCCACCGACGAGCACGTTGCACGGAATCTGATGTTCTCGTACGGCGTCTACCCCTTCGTTGTCAGTGAGACGAGTGAGGAAGAGATACTGCGCCTGATACGGGGACTGGGCCTCGTTAAGGATAACGACCCGGTTCTTCTGACCAAGGGGACGCCGATAGGAAAGACCGCAGGCACGAACACCATCAGGATATTCACCGTCTGA
- the crcB gene encoding fluoride efflux transporter CrcB — MNFRIVTAIMLGGALGALARFYISGLLPVYREFPVGTLMVNSIASLILGYLYGLLFWGIGISAEWRLFFGTGFCGALSTFSTFSYETFSLLREREYLIAALNISANVIITIGLVFLGFVLARR; from the coding sequence GTGAACTTCAGAATAGTAACCGCGATAATGCTGGGCGGCGCCCTCGGTGCGCTGGCAAGGTTCTACATTTCGGGGCTGCTTCCCGTTTACAGGGAGTTTCCCGTCGGAACCCTCATGGTGAACAGCATAGCCAGCCTCATCCTTGGCTATCTCTACGGATTGCTCTTTTGGGGCATCGGAATCTCAGCCGAATGGAGGCTCTTCTTCGGAACGGGCTTCTGCGGGGCACTGAGCACGTTTTCAACCTTCTCCTACGAGACCTTCTCTCTCCTCCGCGAGAGAGAATACCTCATAGCCGCCCTGAACATCTCGGCAAACGTTATAATCACGATTGGCCTAGTATTCCTCGGGTTCGTCCTTGCAAGGAGGTGA
- a CDS encoding cation:proton antiporter, with protein MPGIPSFEFGIETIALASLVVLLSGILAMLISRKTKFPYTPLLVLLGVLVGPVLSLILPHTARVLFYYVRAFGLFLVLFAAGFDLKLHVLRRHKLVITLLDTAGLLGTALLAGWFFSWVFHVPFAVGFLFGAVVSGTDPATLIPLFQEHEVPEDVETIIITEAIFNGPLAIILTMVALFLVVPEIPGYNPIGPVLEGAGLYGAAVAYFLYQIFVSAAIGAAIAYMAYQAIVKLGLYRSPYTQILGLAMAFGGYVVGEFLGASGFLVVTVIGLILGNHREFFRKESSKVDDAVERNMEFNDVLSTFSVIFIFVLLGASLDLTGLEWKTIVASLLVALFVIFVARPLASLVILPFTGLRRYLFISLEGPKGAVAASMAILPVVLGRVYGSPELIEWGELILSAGLMTVLLSMLLESAWVSPLRGKLLG; from the coding sequence ATGCCGGGGATTCCGAGCTTTGAATTTGGAATAGAGACCATTGCCCTCGCTTCACTGGTAGTTCTTCTCTCGGGCATACTGGCGATGCTCATCAGCAGGAAGACGAAGTTTCCCTACACTCCCCTTCTCGTCCTCCTCGGCGTTCTTGTGGGGCCCGTCCTCAGTCTCATTCTCCCTCACACCGCCAGGGTGCTCTTCTACTACGTCCGCGCCTTCGGTCTCTTTCTGGTTCTCTTCGCGGCGGGCTTTGACCTCAAGCTCCACGTTCTCAGGCGGCACAAGCTCGTCATAACACTCCTCGATACGGCCGGCCTTCTTGGAACTGCACTCCTCGCTGGATGGTTCTTCTCGTGGGTCTTCCACGTTCCCTTCGCGGTCGGCTTTCTCTTTGGGGCGGTGGTTTCCGGCACCGACCCCGCCACACTCATACCGCTCTTCCAGGAGCACGAGGTCCCGGAGGACGTTGAGACGATAATCATTACGGAGGCCATATTCAACGGCCCCCTTGCGATAATACTCACGATGGTCGCTCTTTTCCTTGTAGTTCCTGAGATTCCTGGCTACAATCCCATCGGGCCCGTTCTGGAGGGTGCGGGGCTATACGGGGCGGCCGTGGCCTACTTCCTTTACCAGATATTCGTCTCGGCGGCCATTGGAGCGGCCATAGCCTACATGGCGTACCAGGCCATAGTGAAGCTTGGCCTCTACAGAAGCCCCTACACCCAGATACTCGGTCTGGCGATGGCCTTCGGGGGCTACGTTGTCGGAGAGTTCCTGGGGGCATCGGGATTCCTCGTCGTTACCGTCATAGGTCTCATCCTTGGAAACCACCGCGAGTTCTTCAGGAAGGAAAGCAGCAAGGTGGACGATGCGGTGGAGAGGAACATGGAGTTCAACGACGTCCTCTCGACATTCTCGGTCATATTCATCTTCGTGCTCCTCGGTGCAAGCCTCGACCTCACCGGCCTGGAGTGGAAAACGATAGTGGCATCGCTCCTCGTGGCCCTCTTCGTCATATTCGTCGCCAGGCCGCTGGCTTCCCTCGTCATCCTGCCCTTCACCGGCCTCAGGAGGTACCTCTTTATATCCCTGGAGGGCCCGAAGGGTGCCGTTGCCGCGAGCATGGCCATACTGCCCGTCGTCCTCGGGAGGGTCTACGGCAGCCCTGAGCTTATTGAATGGGGGGAGCTGATACTGAGCGCCGGGCTGATGACGGTTCTGCTCTCAATGTTGCTGGAATCCGCGTGGGTTTCTCCCCTCAGGGGGAAACTGCTGGGTTAG